TTCGGCGTCCTCGCCATCGGTCATGCCAGCCGGAACTTCCAGCAGAAAGGGCTTGTCGCCCATCATATAGGCGGGAATGCGAAACTGCCGCACCAGCAGCAAAGTCTTCTTCGACGGGTCATGCAGCAGGATAGCCACGGCATGGCCGCGATCGAAAACTTCCCAGCTGAGGCGCTGGGTGGTGCCATCCGGTTTTGCATAATCGAACACCATCTTGCGCAGATGGCTCCAGCCCTTCCACAGGGTCTTGTCCTCGACAATGGTAATGCTGGTCGCGTCAAACTTGCTCATGATACCCGCACCCAAACCTTGTTATCGTGAAATGCAGCACCGCCATGCGGGGCCGGAGCGTCGGCACCGGTCAACACATTGATGCCCTCGCCGTCCAGATGTGCCTTGTTGGGCCAAAGACCTTCCGCCACCAGCACGCCGGGCTTGACCGCATCGGTAATGTTGACGTGGATACGCAAGGCGCCGCGCCGGTTGCCGATCCGCACCACATCGCCATGGCCGATGCCCAATACCA
The nucleotide sequence above comes from Agrobacterium vitis. Encoded proteins:
- a CDS encoding NUDIX domain-containing protein → MSKFDATSITIVEDKTLWKGWSHLRKMVFDYAKPDGTTQRLSWEVFDRGHAVAILLHDPSKKTLLLVRQFRIPAYMMGDKPFLLEVPAGMTDGEDAEKAVTREVEEETGYHIAAPRFLFTAYMSPGAVTEKIHFFYSQVDEAQKLSLGGGLEAEHEDLELVEVPLADAISMIERGDIVDGKTIMLLQWAALNLA